In Streptomyces violaceusniger Tu 4113, one DNA window encodes the following:
- a CDS encoding N-acyl-D-amino-acid deacylase family protein: protein MDLVIRDARVIDGTGGAAYRADVAVDGGRIAAVVREDGGGPRPAARRTVDADGLVLSPGFIDMHAHSDLALLRDPDHSAKAAQGVTLEVIGQDGLSYAPVDDETLAQIRTAITGWNGDGSDIDFTWRTVGEFLDRLDHGFDGQGIAVNAAYLIPQGTVRMLAVGWEDRDATPAEVARMKELVAEGLQQGAVGLSSGLTYTPGMYASDAELTELCRVVAAYDGYYCPHHRSYGAGALRAYEEMVALTREAGCALHLAHATMNFGLNKGRAPELLTLLDTALADGADITLDTYPYLPGCTTLAAMMPSWAAEGGPDAALARLRDDGTAERIRHVMEVEGADGCHGVPMDWDTIEISGVNDPSLTGYVGRTIAASARERGEAPWITARRLLLDDHLGATILQHVGHEENVQAIMKHPVHTGGSDGILQGAKPHPRAYGTFPQYLGRYVRELGVLTLEECVAHLTSRPAARLRLPDRGRIHEGYRADLVLFDPETVAAGSTFDTPRTLPTGMPHVLIDGRFVIENGRRTDVLAGRSVRRA from the coding sequence ATGGACCTGGTCATCCGCGACGCACGCGTCATCGACGGCACCGGTGGTGCCGCCTACCGGGCCGATGTGGCCGTGGACGGCGGCCGGATCGCCGCCGTCGTCCGTGAGGACGGCGGCGGGCCGCGCCCCGCCGCCCGCCGCACGGTGGACGCGGACGGCCTCGTCCTCTCCCCCGGCTTCATCGACATGCACGCGCACAGCGACCTCGCGCTGCTGCGCGACCCCGACCACTCGGCGAAGGCCGCGCAGGGCGTGACCCTCGAGGTCATCGGCCAGGACGGGCTCTCGTACGCCCCCGTGGACGACGAGACCCTCGCCCAGATCCGTACCGCCATCACCGGCTGGAACGGCGACGGTTCCGACATCGACTTCACCTGGCGCACCGTCGGGGAGTTCCTCGACCGCCTCGACCACGGCTTCGACGGCCAGGGCATCGCGGTCAACGCCGCCTACCTCATCCCCCAGGGCACCGTCCGGATGCTCGCGGTCGGCTGGGAGGACCGCGACGCGACACCGGCGGAGGTCGCCCGGATGAAGGAGCTGGTGGCCGAGGGGCTTCAGCAGGGCGCCGTCGGCCTCTCCTCCGGCCTCACCTACACCCCCGGGATGTACGCCTCCGACGCCGAACTCACCGAGCTGTGCCGGGTCGTGGCCGCGTACGACGGCTACTACTGCCCGCACCACCGCTCCTACGGCGCCGGCGCCCTGCGCGCGTACGAGGAGATGGTGGCCCTCACCCGCGAGGCCGGCTGCGCGCTCCACCTCGCCCACGCCACCATGAACTTCGGCCTCAACAAGGGCCGCGCCCCCGAACTCCTCACCCTCCTCGACACCGCCCTCGCCGACGGCGCCGACATCACCCTCGACACCTACCCCTACCTCCCCGGCTGCACCACGCTGGCCGCGATGATGCCGAGCTGGGCGGCCGAGGGCGGCCCCGACGCGGCGCTCGCGCGGCTGCGCGACGACGGGACGGCCGAGCGCATCCGCCATGTGATGGAGGTGGAAGGAGCGGACGGCTGCCACGGCGTACCGATGGACTGGGACACGATCGAGATCTCCGGCGTGAACGACCCGTCCCTCACCGGCTACGTCGGCCGGACCATCGCCGCGAGCGCCCGCGAACGCGGCGAGGCCCCCTGGATCACCGCCCGCCGCCTCCTCCTGGACGACCACCTCGGCGCGACGATCCTGCAACACGTCGGGCACGAGGAGAACGTCCAGGCGATCATGAAGCACCCCGTCCACACAGGCGGCAGCGACGGCATCCTCCAGGGCGCCAAGCCCCACCCCCGCGCGTACGGCACCTTCCCCCAGTACCTCGGCCGCTACGTCCGCGAGCTGGGCGTCCTCACCCTGGAGGAGTGCGTAGCCCACCTCACCTCCCGCCCCGCGGCCCGCCTCCGCCTCCCCGACCGCGGCCGGATCCACGAGGGCTACCGCGCCGACCTCGTCCTCTTCGACCCGGAGACGGTGGCCGCGGGCTCGACCTTCGACACCCCACGCACCCTGCCGACCGGCATGCCCCACGTCCTCATCGACGGCCGCTTCGTCATCGAGAACGGCCGGCGGACGGACGTCCTGGCGGGACGTTCGGTACGGCGCGCCTAG
- a CDS encoding IclR family transcriptional regulator: MSQTVDRALSILPLLAEGPANLEQVATRLGVHKSTALRLLRTLHEHGMVYRQQDQRYRLGARLFALAQEAVENLDVREIAHPHLLALNERCGHTVHLAVYEENEVLYIDKVESRYPVRMYSRIGKPVAITVAAVAKLLLADLPESERRTLAERLTYPAYTPRSTPNAAAFLKELATVREQGWATDFGGHEESINCVGAPIRGTDGRVVAACSVSAPNVVVSAEELLSLLPLVRRTAEEISREYSGGALVSAPVSHASQNPSQVTAETPEKKAEEPSS; the protein is encoded by the coding sequence ATGAGCCAGACCGTCGACCGAGCGCTGAGCATCCTGCCGCTGCTGGCGGAGGGCCCGGCCAACCTGGAGCAGGTCGCCACGCGGCTGGGCGTGCACAAGTCGACCGCGCTGCGGCTGCTGCGCACCCTCCATGAGCACGGCATGGTCTACCGCCAGCAGGACCAGCGCTACCGCCTCGGCGCCCGCCTCTTCGCGCTCGCGCAGGAGGCGGTGGAGAACCTCGACGTACGCGAGATCGCCCACCCCCATCTGCTGGCGCTCAACGAGCGGTGCGGGCACACCGTCCACCTCGCGGTGTACGAGGAGAACGAGGTGCTCTACATCGACAAGGTGGAGAGCCGCTACCCGGTGCGGATGTACTCGCGGATCGGCAAGCCCGTCGCCATCACCGTCGCCGCCGTGGCCAAGCTGCTGCTGGCCGATCTGCCCGAGTCCGAGCGGCGGACGCTGGCCGAGCGGCTCACCTACCCCGCGTACACGCCCCGTTCGACACCGAACGCCGCCGCGTTCCTCAAGGAGCTGGCGACCGTACGCGAACAGGGCTGGGCCACCGACTTCGGCGGCCACGAGGAGTCGATCAACTGCGTCGGGGCGCCGATCCGGGGTACGGACGGGCGGGTCGTCGCCGCCTGCTCGGTGTCGGCGCCCAACGTCGTCGTCAGCGCCGAGGAACTCCTCTCCCTGCTGCCGCTGGTGCGCCGCACGGCGGAGGAGATCAGCCGGGAATACTCGGGCGGCGCCCTGGTGTCCGCACCGGTGTCCCACGCCTCGCAGAACCCTTCCCAAGTAACAGCAGAAACACCCGAGAAGAAAGCCGAGGAGCCCTCCTCATGA
- a CDS encoding SigE family RNA polymerase sigma factor, which produces MDLATEWKLRTSLTEAGSAEMDFHGFVATRSAALFRGALVLTGNREAAEDLVQETLERACRKWRTIAAKDAPDAYVRRIMVNLANDRWRRFRRMVPHQDSGERAVAGDEYGRIDSRDQLVRALQCLPMRMRTVVVLRYFHDLSDAEIAADLGISPGTVRSQLSRGMDKLRSQFPALSGPSPRQPTEGTR; this is translated from the coding sequence GTGGATCTGGCAACTGAGTGGAAGCTGAGAACGAGCCTCACCGAGGCCGGTTCGGCGGAGATGGACTTCCATGGTTTCGTCGCGACGCGGTCGGCCGCGTTGTTCCGCGGTGCCCTTGTCTTGACGGGGAACCGTGAGGCGGCGGAGGACCTGGTCCAGGAGACGCTGGAGCGGGCCTGCCGTAAGTGGCGCACGATCGCCGCCAAGGATGCTCCGGACGCCTACGTTCGGCGGATCATGGTGAACCTCGCCAATGACCGGTGGCGGAGGTTCCGCCGCATGGTTCCGCATCAGGACAGCGGTGAGCGGGCGGTTGCCGGGGACGAGTACGGGCGTATCGACAGCAGGGACCAGTTGGTCCGCGCCCTTCAGTGTCTGCCGATGCGCATGCGCACGGTCGTGGTGCTGCGGTACTTCCACGATCTGTCCGATGCCGAGATCGCGGCGGACCTGGGCATCTCACCCGGCACTGTGCGGTCCCAGCTCTCCCGTGGCATGGACAAGCTCAGAAGCCAGTTCCCCGCGCTTTCCGGCCCTTCACCGAGGCAGCCCACGGAAGGAACCCGATGA
- a CDS encoding RidA family protein yields the protein MTEKLQKTPITPATHTTPPAKFSHGVKKGNVLQVAGQVGFGPAVAGQAPTPVGPTLREQTLQTLRNVQAVLEEGGASWEDAMMVRVYLTDTGHFAEFNEIYNEFFADLKEAPAARTTVYVGLPAGLLVEIDALAVLG from the coding sequence ATGACCGAGAAGCTGCAGAAGACCCCGATCACCCCGGCCACGCACACCACCCCGCCCGCCAAGTTCTCCCACGGTGTGAAGAAGGGGAACGTCCTCCAGGTCGCCGGTCAGGTCGGCTTCGGCCCCGCCGTCGCGGGCCAGGCCCCCACCCCCGTCGGGCCGACCCTGCGCGAGCAGACCCTGCAGACCCTGCGCAATGTGCAGGCCGTACTGGAGGAGGGCGGCGCGAGCTGGGAGGACGCCATGATGGTGCGCGTCTACCTCACCGACACCGGCCACTTCGCCGAATTCAACGAGATCTACAACGAGTTCTTCGCCGACCTCAAGGAGGCCCCGGCCGCTCGTACGACGGTCTACGTCGGCCTCCCCGCCGGTCTGCTCGTCGAGATCGACGCCCTCGCCGTCCTGGGCTGA
- a CDS encoding amino acid deaminase, with protein sequence MATDHSDQAIAALAQERVDHRFKGLPASAEGLTVGELAAERRSLFTGGFTTPVLALSAEALEHNLVAMERYSAAHGLAFAPHGKTSMAPQLFERQLAHGAWGITAAVPTHVRVYRAFGIQRIFLANEVVDAAALHWLAAELDADPDFRFIAYVDSVRGVELMDAALREAGARRPVEVVVELGGGEGARTGVRTEAECAAVADAVAATGTLRLVGVAGYEGEVPKPDGERVRAWLRRLTALAAEFDAAGRFEGVDEVVVSAGGSAWFDAVADVLAELPTLSRPVLKLLRSGAYVSHDDGHYRHLTPFNRVPEEGELHPAFRLWAQVVSRPEPGQAFLNAGKRDAAYDLDLPAPQLIRSARDGSTRPATGLAITALSDQHAWVTVADGTELEVGDWVALGLSHPCTSFDKWQLIPVAEADGTVTDYIRTCF encoded by the coding sequence ATGGCCACCGACCACAGCGACCAGGCCATCGCCGCTCTCGCGCAGGAGCGCGTGGACCACCGCTTCAAGGGGCTGCCTGCGAGCGCCGAGGGCCTTACGGTCGGCGAGCTCGCCGCCGAGCGGCGCTCCCTGTTCACCGGCGGCTTCACCACGCCCGTGCTGGCGCTGTCGGCCGAGGCGCTGGAGCACAATCTGGTGGCGATGGAGCGCTACTCCGCCGCCCATGGGCTCGCCTTCGCCCCGCACGGCAAGACCTCCATGGCCCCCCAGCTCTTCGAGCGCCAGCTCGCCCACGGGGCTTGGGGCATCACCGCGGCCGTCCCCACCCACGTGCGGGTCTACCGGGCCTTCGGCATCCAGCGGATCTTCCTCGCCAACGAGGTCGTCGACGCCGCCGCCCTGCACTGGCTCGCGGCCGAGCTCGACGCCGACCCCGATTTCCGCTTCATCGCCTACGTCGACTCGGTGCGCGGCGTCGAGCTGATGGACGCGGCGCTGCGGGAGGCGGGCGCGCGACGGCCGGTGGAGGTGGTGGTCGAGCTGGGCGGCGGCGAGGGTGCACGGACCGGGGTCCGTACGGAGGCGGAGTGCGCGGCGGTCGCCGACGCGGTCGCGGCCACCGGGACCCTGCGGCTGGTCGGCGTGGCCGGCTACGAGGGCGAGGTGCCGAAGCCGGACGGCGAGCGGGTGCGGGCATGGCTGCGCCGGCTCACCGCGCTGGCCGCGGAGTTCGACGCGGCGGGCCGCTTCGAGGGCGTGGACGAGGTGGTCGTCAGCGCGGGCGGCAGCGCGTGGTTCGACGCGGTGGCCGACGTCCTCGCGGAGTTGCCCACGCTGTCCCGGCCGGTGCTGAAGCTGCTGCGCTCGGGTGCGTACGTCTCCCACGACGACGGTCACTACCGGCACCTCACCCCCTTCAACCGCGTCCCGGAGGAGGGCGAGCTGCACCCGGCCTTCCGCCTGTGGGCCCAGGTCGTCTCCCGCCCCGAGCCCGGCCAGGCGTTCCTCAACGCGGGCAAGCGGGACGCGGCCTATGACCTCGACCTGCCCGCACCCCAGCTCATCCGCTCGGCCCGCGACGGCTCCACCCGCCCCGCCACGGGCCTGGCCATCACGGCCCTCTCCGACCAGCACGCCTGGGTCACCGTCGCGGACGGCACGGAGCTGGAGGTCGGCGACTGGGTGGCCCTGGGGCTCTCGCATCCGTGCACCAGCTTCGACAAGTGGCAGCTCATTCCGGTGGCGGAGGCGGACGGCACGGTCACGGACTACATCCGCACCTGCTTCTGA
- a CDS encoding sugar kinase, with protein sequence MVTFVPSRPGRLADVPSFARGIGGAESNVACGLARAGHRARWISRVGTDGFGEHLVREIAATGVDTAYVQRDPHRPTGIYFRTAGERAVGSEQVDGSETVDGAGPADGNGAADGNGPAESPDSPEPLAEVVYYRAGSAAAAMSPALIPRERAWSGRVLHLTGITPALSADCRTLMHELTARAPGRPLVSFDLNYRVSLWQREADAERGPAVLLGLARGCDLVFVGEDEAEAVWGVSGPAAIRAALPEPELLVVKQGGAGATAYARCPDGTDDVTFEPAPRVDVVAPVGAGDAFAAGFLSGTLRGLPVAERLRHGHLMAAAALTVPGDLGTPPSREHADHLVALDAAQWGTLRFGPGWTDLPTPAEKWAETAAVEVSDS encoded by the coding sequence ATGGTGACCTTCGTGCCGTCCCGCCCGGGTCGGCTGGCGGACGTCCCCTCCTTCGCCCGGGGCATCGGCGGCGCCGAGTCCAATGTCGCCTGTGGCCTGGCCCGCGCCGGGCACCGCGCGCGCTGGATCAGCCGGGTGGGCACGGACGGCTTCGGCGAGCACCTGGTGCGGGAGATCGCGGCCACCGGCGTGGACACGGCCTACGTCCAGCGCGATCCGCACCGCCCCACCGGCATCTACTTCCGCACGGCGGGCGAGCGCGCCGTCGGCTCGGAGCAGGTGGACGGGTCCGAAACGGTGGACGGGGCCGGACCCGCCGACGGGAACGGCGCCGCCGACGGGAACGGACCCGCGGAGTCGCCGGATTCGCCTGAGCCGCTCGCCGAGGTGGTCTACTACCGGGCCGGATCCGCCGCCGCGGCCATGTCCCCGGCGCTCATCCCCCGGGAGCGGGCCTGGTCCGGCCGGGTGCTCCATCTGACCGGGATCACCCCGGCCCTCTCCGCCGACTGCCGCACGCTGATGCACGAGCTGACCGCACGCGCCCCCGGCCGCCCCCTCGTCTCCTTCGACCTCAACTACCGGGTCTCCCTCTGGCAGCGGGAGGCGGATGCCGAACGGGGCCCCGCCGTCCTGCTGGGCCTGGCCCGCGGCTGCGACCTCGTCTTCGTCGGCGAGGACGAGGCCGAGGCGGTCTGGGGGGTGAGCGGCCCGGCGGCGATCCGGGCGGCGCTGCCCGAACCGGAGCTGCTGGTCGTCAAGCAGGGCGGCGCCGGGGCCACCGCCTACGCCCGCTGCCCGGACGGCACCGACGACGTCACCTTCGAACCGGCCCCGCGCGTCGATGTCGTCGCCCCCGTCGGCGCGGGCGACGCCTTCGCCGCCGGTTTCCTCTCCGGCACCCTGCGCGGCCTGCCCGTCGCCGAACGGCTGCGCCACGGCCACCTCATGGCCGCCGCCGCCCTCACCGTCCCCGGCGACCTCGGCACCCCGCCCTCCCGTGAGCACGCCGACCACCTGGTGGCACTCGATGCCGCGCAGTGGGGCACACTGCGGTTCGGCCCCGGCTGGACAGATCTGCCGACTCCCGCCGAAAAGTGGGCCGAGACCGCAGCGGTGGAGGTATCCGACTCATGA